ATATTCTTGTCAATTGTCATATTTTTTTGGTTCATATTAGTAAATCAACACACCCCCCACAACAACCCCTTTTCCTTTTCCCCCTATTCCTCACTTTAATTGTACTTCTCCTTTTCAGGAAACTGGTGACTGTGTGGGAACTGTTGTTAATGTTTTTGGCAGTGGAGCAAGTTATCTTTTACAGGTCATGCTCTACCCATCTGTAGATGTGCTTGAGGGAGCTGAGAGGTCAACGCAAGCAGAAACAGGTCTATCTGGTTCCCTTGTGTAGGTACCATTTGTTGAAGCTGTTGTTCCGGATGTTGATATGATTAGAAGAGAAATGTGGATTACACCTCCAAAAGGACTTTTTGAGTTAAACATATGCTCTGATGAGAGGTCCAAGAAAGAAAGACGCCATCTTGTCAGGCATACTCCTTTATAACTCGATTTATTAATTAACGAATAAAAGTAATTGACttgttacagttcaaaatttctaTATGACAATTAATTTTGTAGCAATGTTATATTTCACGATTTCCATTTTCATATTTCCCTCAGTATTAAAGAAATGGCAAGAGGTTGTTTAAAACCCATAGTATTTTGTGTTTCTAGTCATATTGTTGGTGCTTTGAATAAATCCCTTTTTttgtttatctatttatttattcattattttGTTCTTTATTGATTTGACATTATTTGTGAAGCACAAAAGGAATCTTATGCTCTTGCAACATGTATAAAGTTGGGTCTTACTTCTTTTTTGTATCCATATATATGTGGTTAGTTCTTGGTATATTTCAGACTTTGGGTTACTTTTTTATCTGTCTAAGAAAAGGAACCCATCTTTTCCTTTTCACTACATATATTTTGTTGGTTACATTATACATATAGGAACTTGACTATCGTATAAATTTTATATGTATTTcaattaatgaagtgattttggcTTAATTTTGGTTTTTAAAATGGGATTAGTGGTGGAGAATGCATATGAAGGGGCATTAGGATAGATAATGTCAGTTTGATATTAGTGTGCAGTGTTAGTTTGTGAATGACATTGTTACTGTGCATAAGCCTATTGGGGTTGTTGATTGTTGCGCTTGTTCACTGACTCCCCCTTCCTGAAGTGGAATATTGCCCGTTGAAATTGTGCATCTTAGTGGTGGGCTCCCTTTCCCTTTTTTTTAAAGCAAACGTTTAAGCATATGATGCACTTTGTGATGCATTGCAGGAgtggaaagaaaggaaaaagtttCAAAGATGCCTTATAGAAGCTAAAACGAAATTGTTTGAAATGGAACAAAACATGTGTTTGATGGATTAAGATATGGGGAAAAATCACAAAGGAGCTTACTGGCAAATCAGATTGTTGGTGTAAATTCTAAATTGCTTCAACAGGCATTGCAAAATATAGAGATGCCCTCCAAGAGGTATTTTTTTAAAACTTAATATATGTGTATTTCTTGACATTTTGATTCCTAGAGGAGTTGGAGAAAATGTGAATGCAGTTGTTTGACCTTTCGATCCGATGCAGTTTTTGAAAGTGTTGAAGTCAACTTGTTCTGTAAAGCATTGAACTTGTAACCTTTGTTCATGATGTTGAAATGTAGAAAAAATATTATGCCCCTGGCTTCAATATGTGTTGCATATATAAATGCTTTTTTTGAAGTGGGagcttaaaagaaaaaaaaaacatttttttaaaaacagCTGGTCTTATTGTCTTATTTGTTCTATGGTGGATATGAAGAATATGGAAGGTGGTGAGATCTTTTTTATTTGATCCCATATAGCTAATGGTTACTTATCTATCCTTTTTGGTGGTTTGAGTGGTGGTGGGGGTGTGTTTTGTGGTTAATCTCACAATCATTTGATATGTGCAACGAGGTGTGATGATACTTATCCACCATTTCTGCTATTGGATGATGAATGTCATACATGCACTACCATCTGATCTTTGTTGCATATATGCCTAAACACTTGAATtgaatattttgttttatttctgtaaaaaaattttagtTGATATTTGATTCTTATATTGCAATCTATGATGCAAATTATTTATTGGTTCTGATTTACTGTTatacaactcaattcaattcaactaagcctttatcccaaaaatttgggatcggctatatggattcgctttctccactctgattTATTGTGATGATCATAAAAAATCACCATCTTTCGGCTGAGATTGCAATTTTTGATTTAGGATTTGCCATGTTTAGTTTGAGCATTGTGATCATTTGCTTTGGCCTTTTTAACTAATTTGCCCATGGTATCTAATGTCCAGTCTTATAAATTCCCATAGCTGGGCATTTCGTTTAAAGGGCAGAAAAAAATTGTAAACAGGTCTTGCGACTCAGTTAGCTGGTCTTCCATGAGCTTTCTGTTACCTTTTCCCTGCCTACATTCTCCTGTTCATATATATTTTAATCCTTGTTGATATTTTGCCTTCTTTTTGATTGTTCTTGAATCATTGGAAGAAAATTGAATCATGGATCTTGCTCACAATTCTGTCACCCAGAGCAAATATTAGATTGTTTTACATAAACTTGTAATGGTGAAACTGTTTAAGACTAATAACATTTTGTCAAATACTTTTATGAGAGACAAACTGGCGTGGACCAAAGGGCATTGATTCTAGAGTCCGAAGGAAGTTCAAGGGATATACTCTGATGCCTAACATTGGCTATGGTTCGGACAAGAAGACTCATCTTTATCTTCCAAATGGCTTCAAGAAATTTGTTGTCCACAATGTCAAAGAATTTGAACTGTTGATGATGCATAACAGGTGGATTTTAGACTCTAGATTAGGGCTTTTTAAATAGAAAACTTATCTCCTGCATGCTTTGAAGTGGTAATGTTCTTCCTTTTACTGGTCAGGACTTATTGTGCTGATATTGCACATGATGTGTCGACAAGAAAGAGGAAAGAGATTGTGGAGCGAGCTGCCCAGCTAGATGTTGTTTTCACGAATAAGCTAGCTAGGTTGCGAAGCCAGGAGGACAAATGAGCTTAACATAGATTGGGAGTGAGAACATCTAGTTTGCTTACTAGtttttgatatttattattttttttgcaaTCAATTTAACTTGGGTGATTAATATCCTTACGATGAAACTTGTTATTTATGAAGTGCCATAGAACCTCTTCTCACCAGCCTGCTTTGGTTTGTCCTGGATTCCATGATTAATCTTCATTCAAGTTTCATGTTTGTAATAAGTAAAAGCAGACCTTCAGTTATTATGAcccaaaacactatcgaatggTACCTGCTGGATGAGTCTTGTGACTAATCAGAACGTAAATTGTTCAATGGGAATCAACTTCAAACTTCATAGAGCTACTCAACTGTTCGAGCAGAATTCTCAAGGCTCTCAAAACTGTTATTCTTGATTGCCTGGAGAAACACAGTTTTGTTTCAGGTTATTTGCCTTGTGTGACAATACAAGTATCATAAGCAAGTAATTATAAGTTTATTACATGTTTGCTTCTCGTGTCAAGTAATTCATACAAGGTGTTTTCAGGTTCTAGTGTGCTGTTGTCCCATAACGGGCCTATGAaagtaaaattgaaattaaaacaaaTATCATAAACGAAATTGAAACGTAAAAGAACTTTAAGGATTAATTAAGGTTTATACTTTATGCCCTAATAAATTAGAATTATTTATTTCTGATTGATTCTAAACTGGAAACGGCCGTGCCCGTCGTAGATGATATCGATTCTGTTTGGGTTGTGTTTCGTAGCATCTTTATGTTGGATTGCTATTACAAGGaataataagaaaacaaaaggagCCCAACGCTTTTAGTCTGCTATTTCGGCTTTTAGGCTAAAACCATGAAATTAGATCTCCGTCTCATGATCAGCTTGCATGGAAGGAGATGAAGGATGGTAACTTTTCGGTGAGTTTGCTTTTTCTTTGCAATGTGGGAGACATTCTGCCTCACTCAATCATATTTGACAGGTGATTTGGAAAATTAAAGTTGCCCAGAAAATAAAGATGTTATTTTGGAAGTCGTTTCATGGCAAATTGATGTCTAACAATGAAAGACATAAAAGAGGGTTTATCAATCATCCTGGATTGTGTCCTTTGTGGGGCTGTGGATGAATCTCCTACTCATGTTTTTGGAGACTGTGGTAATGCCAAAATCATATGGAGGTGGCGCGGGACGTTGGATCCCTAGTGAAGTTCCGTAGCATGTCTATAGTTGATTGGTTTTTGCATTCCAAGGAATTAATTCCTAGTGGTGTCTTTGATGCTTTCATCTGATCAAGTGCTTAGTATTACTTTATGGTGGCTATTGCGCTGGCGCTATGAGTCTGTTTTTCAGGGATGAATCCACTTCTGTCTTCGAAGTTATGCATCCTCAAATCTCATGGTCTGTCTTCTATGGCTTGGGCTGTTTCTATGTCCTTTGTGTC
The Hevea brasiliensis isolate MT/VB/25A 57/8 chromosome 18, ASM3005281v1, whole genome shotgun sequence genome window above contains:
- the LOC110668606 gene encoding uncharacterized protein LOC110668606 isoform X1, which codes for MDARFGGIDTMEQARQLVGSTLLVREEDRPELEEGEFYTCDLVGMRVILKETGDCVGTVVNVFGSGASYLLQVMLYPSVDVLEGAERSTQAETGLSGSLVSGKKGKSFKDAL
- the LOC110668606 gene encoding uncharacterized protein LOC110668606 isoform X2, with protein sequence MDARFGGIDTMEQARQLVGSTLLVREEDRPELEEGEFYTCDLVGMRVILKETGDCVGTVVNVFGSGASYLLQVMLYPSVDVLEGAERSTQAETGVERKEKVSKMPYRS
- the LOC131175997 gene encoding 60S ribosomal protein L32-1-like; this translates as ETNWRGPKGIDSRVRRKFKGYTLMPNIGYGSDKKTHLYLPNGFKKFVVHNVKEFELLMMHNRTYCADIAHDVSTRKRKEIVERAAQLDVVFTNKLARLRSQEDK